The following nucleotide sequence is from Dehalococcoidia bacterium.
CGTTCCGTGCCTCGCCCATCCATGGCGTCTGACCGCCGTACCATGGCCGCGCCCGCGGCCAGCTTGGGTTAGCCATGGCCGCACACGCGGCCAGCTTGAATACGGAAGCAACAATGGGCGAGGAACCGATCGGCGCCTTCTCCTTCGTTCTGCATAGCCACCTGCCCTACTGCCGCCGCGCCGGCCGCTGGCCGCACGGCGAAGAGTGGCTGCACGAGGCGGCCTCGGAAACGTATCTGCCGCTGCTGGACGTGCTGCGCGGGCTGCAAGGGCGCGGCGTGCCGTTCAACCTCACGATCGGCATCACGCCGATCCTGGCCGAGCAGCTCGCCGATGGCACCGTGCGCGCCAACCTGCGCGACTTCATGGAAGAGAAGCACGCGCGCGCCGCCGAGGACGTGCAGCGCTTCGCACACGCGGGCGACGATCGCCGGCTGGCCGCGGCGCGCTGGTATCGCGGCCGGTACGAGCGGCTGTTGGCGCTGTATGAGGAGCTGGGCGGCAGCGTGCTCAGCGGCTTCAAAGCCTTGCAAGACGCGGGGCTGCTGGAGATCGCCACCAGCGCCGCCACGCATGGCTACATGCCCCTGATGGAGCGGGACTCGACGATCAGCGCCCAGTTCGCTGTCGGAGCGCAATCGTACCGCCGCCACTTCGGCCGCGAGCCGCGCAGTTGCTGGCTGCCCGAGTGCGCCTACCGGCCCTCGTTCATGGCCGAGCTGGGCGGCCAGCGCTACGTGAAGCCCGGCGTGCAGACCTTCATGGCCGAGAACGGGCTCAACCTCTTCTTCGTGGAGACGCACACACTCGAAGGCGGCGCGCCCGTCGGCAAGGCGCAGGGCGACGCGGTCGGTCCCTACGGCAGCATTCCGCGGCGCTACGTCGTGCCGCTGCCCGACTATCCGCCGCCGCGCGACCGCACGACCTTCCTGCCCTACTGGGTCGAGACGCCCGACGTAGCCGTGCTGGGCCGCAACAGCCGCACCGGCTTGCAGGTCTGGTCCGCCTCGCACGGCTACCCCGGCGACTTCGACTACCGCGAGTTTCACAAGCGCGACGGTGTCTCCGGCCTGCACTACTGGCGCGTGACCGGCGCCGGCGTCGACCTGGGTGAGAAGGATCGCTGGGATCCGGCTGTGGCCTTCGATCGCACCAACTCGCACGCCGACCATTTCGCCGGGCTCGTCGAGGACGAGCTGAACGGCTACCGGGCGCGCGCCGGCGGGCCGGGCATCATCGCCGCGGCGTACGATACGGAACTGTTTGGCCACTGGTGGTTTGAGGGCATCGAGTGGCTGGGCAAGGTGCTGGAGCGGCTGAGCCGGCGGCCGGGCATCGCCCTCAGTTCCGCGGGCGGCTGGGTGGCCGCGCATCCTGCTGAAGAGGTGCTGGCGCTGCCGGAAAGCTCGTGGGGGCAGGCGGGCAATCACTTCACCTGGCTCAACGCCGACACGGAATGGATGTGGCCGATCATCCACGCGGGCGAGCGCCGCATGGAGCGGCTGGTGGAGCAACATCCGGCCGCGGAGGGCGGCCTGGCGATCGTGCTGAACCAGTGTGCCCGCGAGCTGCTGCTGCTGGAGTCGAGCGACTGGCCATTCCTCGTCACCACCGGCCAGGCGCGCGAGTACGCGATCGAGCGCTTCGAGAGCCACGTGGACCGCTTCAACCGGTTGGCCGCGTTCGCCGACAGCGGCGAACCGGGGCCGGCCGGGTGTACGCTGGCCGAGGAGCTGTGGGAGCTGGACAAGGTCTTTCCCATGATCGACTACCGGCTTTTCCGCAGCCGCGAGCCGGCCGCTGGTTGAACCGCCGAGGCGATGCACCGATGCCGCGCTACTGGACGGTCGAAGAGGCGCGGGCCGCGTTGCCCGAAGTGATCGGCCTGCTTGAAGAACTGCGGCGGGCGCTGGCACGGCAGGCCCAGGCCGGCGCTGCTGCCGGCGTCGTGACGCCGGGGGCGCGTTTGTCCGCGAACGGCCACGGCGCCTCGCGGCCGGACGACCCGCTGCTGCTGGCCCGGCGGGCGCTCGAGCGGATCAACGCGCTGGGCGTGCAGGTCAAAGATGTGGAGTCCGGGCTGATCGACTTTCCCCATCTGCGCAACGGCGAAGAAGTGCTGCTCTGCTACCGGCTCGGTGAAGCGGACATCGCCTTCTGGCACGGCACGGATACCGGCTTCGCCGGGCGCCGGCCGCTGAGCGAGCTCTGATGCCGGCCGACCCGACGCGCCGGTGCTGCGCCGTGATCGCCACGGCCGCCGCCTGCCTGCTGCTCGGCGCCTGCAAGGCGAGCAACAATCATCCGGCCGCAACCGCGACCGTATCGCCCACGCGAGCGCCCGCCGCGCGCACGGCGGCGGCCGTGCCATCCACAACCGTCGTGGCCCGGCCGGGCACGCCGGGCCAAATCGTGCTGTCGGCCGGGGGCGCGGCGCCGGACACGGTGACGGTGCAGGCGGGCCGCGCCGTGACCTTCGTGAACAGCGACACGGTGCCGCACCATCCCGTCTCGGTCGAGGCCAACTTGTTCGACGCGGGTCAGATCGCCCCCGGCGCCTCGGCGCAGGTGACGGTCACGGCGGCCGGTCTGCACGACTGGCACGACGCCGTCAACCCCCGCCTCAGCGGCACGATCCGTGTCGTTCCTTAGCGCCGATCTTCTGTTCCCCACCGGGGCTGGGTGTCGCGGCTGGCGCTGCGAAAGGCGCACGCGATGCGCCCCTGCACATTCTGTTCCCTGTTCCCTACCGTGCGCCCACCAGCTCCGCCGCCGGGTGGAGCAGGTTTACGCCGCTCTCCTGATCGAAGACGTGCAGGTGGTTCAGGTTGGCCTGCAGCTGCACATGGTCGCCGATGCCGAACTGGGCGCGCGGGTTGACGCGGGCGATCACCGTCTGGCCGCCCACCGTGCCGTAGAGGAACGCCTCGCTGCCCAGCGGCTCGAGCACATCCACCGTCGCCGGCAGCGTGCCGGCCGACCAATCGGCCTCCGCCCGGTCGCCGACGTCCTCCGGCCGCAACCCCACGATCACGTCCTGGCCGTTGTAGTGCGCGATGCCGCCGGCCAAACTCGCCGGCACGGACAGCCGCACGCTCTCGCGCACCAGCTCAACCTCGCCGCCCTCGGCGTGCACGGCCATGGGCAGCATGTTCATCGTCGGGCTGCCGATGAAGCCGGCCACAAACACATTGGCGGGCCGGTCGTACAGCGCCTGCGGCGTGTCGAGCTGCTGCAAGATGCCGTCGCGCATCACGGCGATGCGATCGCCCATCGTCATCGCCTCGACCTGGTCGTGCGTGACGTAGATCGTCGTCGTGCGCAGGCGGTGGTGCAGCTTGACGATCTGGGCGCGCGTCTCCACGCGCAGCTTGGCGTCGAGGTTGGAGAGCGGCTCATCCATGAGGAAGGCCTGCGGCTCGCGCACGATCGCCCGGCCCAGCGCGACGCGCTGGCGCTGGCCGCCGGAGAGCTGGCGCGGCTTGCGCTTGAGCAGCGCCTCGATGCTCAGGATCTGCGCCGCCTCCTGTACGCGCGACTCGATATCGCGCCTGGGCACATGGCGCAGCTTCAGGCCGAAAGCCATGTTGTCGTAGACGCTCATGTGCGGATAGAGCGCGTAGCTCTGGAAGACCATAGCGATATCGCGGTCGCGCGGCGGCACCTCGTTCACGCGGCGCTCGCCGATGTAGATGCTGCCGTCGGTGATCTGTTCGAGGCCGGCGATCATGCGCAGCGCCGTCGACTTGCCGCAGCCGGACGGCCCGACGAGCACCAGAAACTCCTGATCGCGGATCTCCAGCGAAAGGTCGTTGACCGCGATCACGCCGCCTTCGAAGCGCTTGGTGACGTTTTCCAGGTAGACCCTGGCCATGAGCTCGCTCTCCCGTTCGGCGCGGCCGCCGGCGCTCCTCGCGCGGGATTCGGCCGCCTGTGCCGCCGGCGGGGCTGCCCGCCGCCCGCGGATTCTGACTCGCCATCATACGGGTCCGGCCGGAGAGTGTCGATAGCGTGATCGTTATACTGAATAGGCGATTGCCGCTCGCGCGGGCCGAAGCCGCGCGGGCGTCGGGCCCGGCCCCCTCCGGCGTCGGCTCGACCCGAAACTCGTGCAGATGTGCATCTATGCATAGAAGACGGAGGCGGCATGGCCGAGGAGCAGACGGGAAGCGACGAGTGGGCCGAGCTGGCGGCGCTGGCCGAGGAGCTGCGCGGCCAGGACGAGCAGTGGCGGGCCACCTGCGAAGCGATGGCGGCGCAGCTGGAGCTGGTGCGCGGCGTGCGCGAGGGCGTGGAGCAGCAACTCGCCGAGCTCGGCGTCGAAGAGCACCTTGCGCGGCTGGCGCGCGAACTGCTGAACGACGCGGGGCGGCTGCACAGCGCCCGGCTGAATTACGGCCTCACCCGCTCGCTCGCGCTGCTCTGGCACGCGCTGGACGACCCGCGGGCGAGCCGGCGCGAGGCGCCGCCCGAGGCGGAGTACGCGGTGGAGGTGCGCGTCGGGCCGCGCTACCTGCTGGGCGTGCCCAACTCGGGCAGCGGCGACGAGCGGATCAGCATCGTCATCGCTGGCCAGAAGCGGCTGGTGGCCACGCTGCCGACCACGCGCGAAAAGTTCCGCGCCGCGCTGCTGCGCGCCTTCGCCGCGCCCTCCTACAGCGGGCCGCCACGCGAGGATACCGCCGCTGAGCCGGCCGCCGGCGCGGACGCCGCCGGCGAGCACGGCGCCGCGCCGGAATCGGCTGAGGCGGCAGCTCCTGCCGCGTCAGGCGAGACGCCCGCGGCTGCCCAGGCGGCCGAAGCGGCCGCCGGCGCCGGCGGAGCGGCCGCGAGCGCACCCCCAGGCGACGCTGCTGCGCCGCAGGGAGACGAGCCGCCGCCCAAACCGCGCCGGCGCCGCCGCAAGGCCAGCGAGTGAGGCCGGCAGGGCGCGGCCGAGGCGTAGCGGGTCGATATCGACGTGCAGCTCGCCTTCTTTGGTCTGCACCGCGGTCACCTGCGAGGGCAGGGCCAGCGCCAGCCGGTTCTCCAGTGCGGCCGTGTTGCCGGTCCAATCGAGCAGCGACGGCAGCACGAAGCCGATCGGCATCCTGCCGGCATGAATGTCCGAGAGCGTGGCGCGCGCCTGCCGGTTCTGCACACTGAAGGCGATGCGGGCGGAGAAGGTCATCTTCACGCCGTAGACGCGTGCATACAGGTATGCGCGGCTGTTCTGCGCGTGCAGTTCCAGAAAGATCCGGTCGACGTCGATGCCGTCGCCGTGCACCGGCTGCGCGGCCAGGCGGCGGGCCAGCTCCGAGTTCACCTCCTCCTCGGAGAAGGTGATGCCGCCCAGCTTCAGCCGCAGCAGGTCGGCCGGGCCGATGCGGCCGACGTCGAGCGTGCCGTTCGGCGCCGGCACCTTCGCCTCGAAGCTGGCCGCGGCCTGCGGCGTGATGCGATCGACGCGTACGCCGCCGGGCGCCTCCACCGTGTATGCGCCGTTGCTGAAGGAGGGGCCGACGTCGCGAGTCAGCAGCCAGAGAACGAGCGCCGCGGCGCCGAGCAGCACCGCGGCGAACACCAGTAGCGCGAAGCAACCGCAGCGTAACGTCCCGAACACCGCCCCTCCCGCGGGCTGCACCGGCGCCGAACCAGCATGGCGGGTCCCGTCCATCCTACGCGAGCGCGCGGATCACCAGCACGGCGCTTTGATTGCACGCAACCCTCGGCTATACTCGCTGGCGCCGGGAGTCAACGCCGGCGCGGCCGGCGCGCCGCCGTTTAGCCGCGATCAGGGTTGACTCGGTTGCGGAAATCGTGCGTATACTCCCTGCAATGCGCGTGGAACAGCGGGCCTTCGGGACCCGACCCGCGTTCACTTTTCCGCCAGTCCCCGGGGTCAGCGAGGTAACCAGGCGTGCAGCGCTACATCATCCGGCGCCTGTTGCTCGCCATTCCAGTCATCTGGATGGTCGTAACGCTGGTGTTTTTTGTCAGCCACGTGCGGCCGTCACGCGCCGAGCAACTTGCCGCCTCGTGCCAGCTCTCCAAGGAGATCTGCGCACGCAACAAGCACGCCATTCAGGTTCAGCTCGGCGAAGATAAGCCGCTGGTGGTGCAGTACGTGCGCTACGTCGGCCATCTCCTTGTCGGCGACCTCGGCAAGTCTTTGACGGCGCCGTACAATCCGGTGCGCACCGAGCTGGGCAATCGCGCCGGCCCCTCGATCGAGCTCGGCCTGATTCAGATCATTCTCGCGACGATCATCGCCATTCCCATCGGCGTGCTGGCCGCGGTGCGGCAGGATTCGTGGGTTGACTATGTCTTACGCATCTTCTCCATCGGTCTGCTCGCCATTCCATCATTTTTCCTCGCCCCGCTGATGTTGCTCTTCACGATCAAGACCTTCAACTGGACGCCAAGTTTGAATCAGACGGCCTATCGCTCGTTATTCGACGATCCGCTGCGCAACTTATCGATCATGCTTTTGCCGGCACTGGCCGGCGCCTTCGCCTCAAGTGCGGCGATCATGCGCCTGCTGCGCTCACAGATGCTGGAAGTGACCCGACAGGACTTCGTGCGCACGGCAACGGCCAAGGGCCTGCGCCAATCGGTGGTTGTGATGCGCCATACGCTGAAGAACGCAATGATCCCCGTAATCACGATCATCGGTCTGCTGACGGCCGGCCTGATCGGCGGTAACGTCGTACTCGAGTCGATTTTCAATATCCCGGGCATCGGCTTGTACCTGGTGACCGAGCTGCGGCTCAACGATCTGCCCGTGGTGCTCGGCGCGGTCATCTCCGTCGCCGTGGTGATCGTGCTGACGAATATCCTCGTTGATGTGGCATACGCCTGGTTCGATCCTCGAATCCGCTACTCGTGAGTGCAGCGGAGTTCGCGAACCGATCGCAGCGCACATGGGGGACGGCGAAACCGTGGCGAATGCGAAGACCTCATTGAACGCGACGACTGCCACCGCGAGGAGTACGAGCGCGGTTCAGGCCCTGGCGGAGCCGGAAGAGCGGCTGGCGCCGAAGCGCTTCAAAGCCGCGCGCACCTTCTTCACCCACAAGCCGCTCGGCGTCTTCGGCCTCGCGCTCATCGTCGTGCTCGGTTTCCTCGCGCTGTTCGGGCACTGGGTCGCGCCGTATGGCGCCGAAACGCGCTTCACCGTCAGGCCGCAAGCGGCAGCACCGGCGGCCAACACGAATCCCGACGATGTTTCTTGCGTGACTCCTGAGTGCACCGCGAAGGCGCACGCGCAGGCCGCGCAGGCGATCTCGAACACCGGTCCATCAGCGAAGCACTGGTTCGGCACTGACGGCGGCTCGCGTGACCTCTTCACCCGCGTCATTCTCGGCGCGCGGCGCTCGCTCGGCGTCGGTCTGGGCTCGTTGCTGATCGGCACCTTCCTCGGCGTCGTGCTGGGCGGTCTCTCCGCCTACGTCGGCGGCACGTTCGACACGGTCACCCAGCGGGTGATGGATGCGCTGCAGGCCTTCCCGCCGCTGCTGTTTCTGCTCTTGCTCACGGCCGTGGGCCAGCCCAGCATCGCCCTGATCACGGCCGGCATCGGCATCGTGGCCACGCCGCAGATCTCACGCATCGCCCGCAGCACGGTCTTGCAGGTGCGCGCCCTGCCCTTCGTTGAAGCGGCGCAGGTGATCGGCGCACCCGACCGTCGCATCCTCGTCTCGCACATCCTGCCCAATATCTGGGCGCCGGTGATCGTGATCTTCACGATCGGCGTGGGCGCCGGCATCCTCGCCGAAGCGGCGCTCTCCTTCCTCGGCGTCGCCCCCGTCGGCGTCTCCTGGGGCTACATGACGTATGAGGGCACGCAGTTGATCAAGCAGGCGCCTAGCGAAGCGATCTTCGCCGGCGCCGCGATCTCACTTGCGGTGCTCGGTTTTAACATCGTGGGCGACGCGCTGCGCGATGTGCTCGACCCCCGCCTGCGGGCGCGCTGATCGAGGGCCCCACTGCCGCACACGAACGCGGCTGGAATGGGCACGCTCCAGAGTGCGCTGGGGCGAATCAAGGGAAGGGAAGCGAGGAGATGGCCGATAGCAATTACTGGACGAGGCTAGCAGGCCGCCGCCTGGCCCGGCGGACGTTCGTACAGCGGGGGGCGATGGTGGGCGCCGGCGCGGCCGGCATTGTGCTGGTCGGCTGCAGCTCGTCGAACAACAACAAAAAGAACGCAGCCGCCACAACCGCGGCCACGGCGACGAAGGCCGCGGCGACGGCATCGTCTGTTGCCACCGCGGCGGCGACGGCCGCGCCCGCGGGCACCGCCGCGCCCGCGGGCACCGCACGCCCCGCCGCTCCTGCCGGCTCGCCGGCCGCCGCCGCGGGCGGCGCGATTCAGAACACCACCTACGGCAAGCCGAGCGGCACGTTGCAGAAGCTCGACATGCCGAAGACCACGGGCGGCACCTGGCGCCAGTTCAGCTACGACGCGCTGCCGCCGGACAACCTCGACCCGCACCAGTCGGGCTTCGGCCCGATGTGGGGCATCTGGTCGATGCTGTTCAGCAAGCTGCTGGTCTTCGACGATCCGTCGACGGAGGCGCTCTCGCCGGACCTCGCCACCGCGATGCCCGAGCAACCGGATCCACTCACCTATACGTTCAAGCTCAACCCGAACGCCAAGTGGCAGACGAAGACGCCGCTGGCGCCCAACAATGCGCTTGGCGGCAAGGCCGTGACGGCCGCCGACGTGGTCTACAGCTTCCAGCGGCAGATGAACGCCAAGAGCCCGCGCGCCGGCAACTACCCCAACCTCTACAGCCTGCTCTCGATGGTCGACAAGATCGAAGCGCCCGACGCCACCACCGTCAAGTTCACGACCAAGGCGCCGGCCGCCCCGTTCCTCGCGATCGTCGCCGGCCCGACGAGCTCGATCATCAGCCAGACGCTGGTCGACGCCGCGTCGGACGAGATGAACTCGCCGGACAAGCTGATCGGCTCCGGGCCGTTCATTCTCGACCAGTTCCAGGCGCTGAAGATCGTCCGCTACCTGAAGAACCCGGACTGGCACCTGAAGGACTCCGGCTTCGCTAAGGGCAGGCCGTTCCTCGATGTGATCGAGAACACCTGGATCCCCGGCGACGACAATGCGATCGAGGCGGCGATCAAGGCCAAGCAGGTCGACTTCGTCCAGTACAACAACTACTCGAACGGCGCCCGCGTCGCCAAGGAGAACGCGGGCATGCAGCTGATCTCCGTCCCGGTGACGGGTCCGATCGGCGGTCTGCTGCCCGTGGATCACGGCCCGTTCAAGGACGCCCGTTACCGCCAGGCGGTCAGCATCGCCGTGGACCGCAACGCCATGGGCAACACGGTCTACCAGGGCCGCTACCGCCTGAACGGCCTGATCTCCTGGCCGGTGACGCACTGGGCGATTCCGCAGTCGGACCTGCTGAAGAAGCCCGGCTACCGCTACGACAACCCGGCCGACCGCGACGCGGACATCAAGCAGGCGAAGCAGCTCTTTGACGCGGCCGGCGGCGCCGCGGGCATGCCGGCCGGCACGGAGATCATTTACTCGAACACGCCGGGCTACATTCCCGCGTACTTCCCGCAGCTGCAGAAGAATCTGCAGGACGTGCTCGGCTTCAAGTTCAACGGGCACGAGGACACGACCGGCTACACCGAGATCATCGCCGCGCTGCTGCAGCACAAGTTCGACTTCTACTGGAGCTACGGCAACGGCGTCGCCGACCTGGATGAGTGGGTGTACAACGGCCTGCACTCCGGCTCGCCGTACAACCTCACCGGTCTTGCCGACAAAGACCTGGATGCGATGCTCGACAAGCAGCGCGGCGACTTCAACTACGAGACGCGCCGCCAGACGGGCTACGACATCCAGAACTACATGCTGGACAAGGTCTTCCAGAACATCGGCATGATCTGCCTGATCGATGACTTCAACGCCTGGAACTACCTGC
It contains:
- a CDS encoding ABC transporter permease, translating into MQRYIIRRLLLAIPVIWMVVTLVFFVSHVRPSRAEQLAASCQLSKEICARNKHAIQVQLGEDKPLVVQYVRYVGHLLVGDLGKSLTAPYNPVRTELGNRAGPSIELGLIQIILATIIAIPIGVLAAVRQDSWVDYVLRIFSIGLLAIPSFFLAPLMLLFTIKTFNWTPSLNQTAYRSLFDDPLRNLSIMLLPALAGAFASSAAIMRLLRSQMLEVTRQDFVRTATAKGLRQSVVVMRHTLKNAMIPVITIIGLLTAGLIGGNVVLESIFNIPGIGLYLVTELRLNDLPVVLGAVISVAVVIVLTNILVDVAYAWFDPRIRYS
- a CDS encoding ABC transporter substrate-binding protein: MADSNYWTRLAGRRLARRTFVQRGAMVGAGAAGIVLVGCSSSNNNKKNAAATTAATATKAAATASSVATAAATAAPAGTAAPAGTARPAAPAGSPAAAAGGAIQNTTYGKPSGTLQKLDMPKTTGGTWRQFSYDALPPDNLDPHQSGFGPMWGIWSMLFSKLLVFDDPSTEALSPDLATAMPEQPDPLTYTFKLNPNAKWQTKTPLAPNNALGGKAVTAADVVYSFQRQMNAKSPRAGNYPNLYSLLSMVDKIEAPDATTVKFTTKAPAAPFLAIVAGPTSSIISQTLVDAASDEMNSPDKLIGSGPFILDQFQALKIVRYLKNPDWHLKDSGFAKGRPFLDVIENTWIPGDDNAIEAAIKAKQVDFVQYNNYSNGARVAKENAGMQLISVPVTGPIGGLLPVDHGPFKDARYRQAVSIAVDRNAMGNTVYQGRYRLNGLISWPVTHWAIPQSDLLKKPGYRYDNPADRDADIKQAKQLFDAAGGAAGMPAGTEIIYSNTPGYIPAYFPQLQKNLQDVLGFKFNGHEDTTGYTEIIAALLQHKFDFYWSYGNGVADLDEWVYNGLHSGSPYNLTGLADKDLDAMLDKQRGDFNYETRRQTGYDIQNYMLDKVFQNIGMICLIDDFNAWNYLHNVPMVPWFQYYHLWANVWIDNTDPTFKGRPA
- a CDS encoding cupredoxin domain-containing protein, translated to MPADPTRRCCAVIATAAACLLLGACKASNNHPAATATVSPTRAPAARTAAAVPSTTVVARPGTPGQIVLSAGGAAPDTVTVQAGRAVTFVNSDTVPHHPVSVEANLFDAGQIAPGASAQVTVTAAGLHDWHDAVNPRLSGTIRVVP
- a CDS encoding DUF2203 domain-containing protein, giving the protein MPRYWTVEEARAALPEVIGLLEELRRALARQAQAGAAAGVVTPGARLSANGHGASRPDDPLLLARRALERINALGVQVKDVESGLIDFPHLRNGEEVLLCYRLGEADIAFWHGTDTGFAGRRPLSEL
- a CDS encoding ABC transporter permease, which encodes MGDGETVANAKTSLNATTATARSTSAVQALAEPEERLAPKRFKAARTFFTHKPLGVFGLALIVVLGFLALFGHWVAPYGAETRFTVRPQAAAPAANTNPDDVSCVTPECTAKAHAQAAQAISNTGPSAKHWFGTDGGSRDLFTRVILGARRSLGVGLGSLLIGTFLGVVLGGLSAYVGGTFDTVTQRVMDALQAFPPLLFLLLLTAVGQPSIALITAGIGIVATPQISRIARSTVLQVRALPFVEAAQVIGAPDRRILVSHILPNIWAPVIVIFTIGVGAGILAEAALSFLGVAPVGVSWGYMTYEGTQLIKQAPSEAIFAGAAISLAVLGFNIVGDALRDVLDPRLRAR
- the ugpC gene encoding sn-glycerol-3-phosphate ABC transporter ATP-binding protein UgpC; this encodes MARVYLENVTKRFEGGVIAVNDLSLEIRDQEFLVLVGPSGCGKSTALRMIAGLEQITDGSIYIGERRVNEVPPRDRDIAMVFQSYALYPHMSVYDNMAFGLKLRHVPRRDIESRVQEAAQILSIEALLKRKPRQLSGGQRQRVALGRAIVREPQAFLMDEPLSNLDAKLRVETRAQIVKLHHRLRTTTIYVTHDQVEAMTMGDRIAVMRDGILQQLDTPQALYDRPANVFVAGFIGSPTMNMLPMAVHAEGGEVELVRESVRLSVPASLAGGIAHYNGQDVIVGLRPEDVGDRAEADWSAGTLPATVDVLEPLGSEAFLYGTVGGQTVIARVNPRAQFGIGDHVQLQANLNHLHVFDQESGVNLLHPAAELVGAR
- a CDS encoding 1,4-alpha-glucan branching protein domain-containing protein; its protein translation is MGEEPIGAFSFVLHSHLPYCRRAGRWPHGEEWLHEAASETYLPLLDVLRGLQGRGVPFNLTIGITPILAEQLADGTVRANLRDFMEEKHARAAEDVQRFAHAGDDRRLAAARWYRGRYERLLALYEELGGSVLSGFKALQDAGLLEIATSAATHGYMPLMERDSTISAQFAVGAQSYRRHFGREPRSCWLPECAYRPSFMAELGGQRYVKPGVQTFMAENGLNLFFVETHTLEGGAPVGKAQGDAVGPYGSIPRRYVVPLPDYPPPRDRTTFLPYWVETPDVAVLGRNSRTGLQVWSASHGYPGDFDYREFHKRDGVSGLHYWRVTGAGVDLGEKDRWDPAVAFDRTNSHADHFAGLVEDELNGYRARAGGPGIIAAAYDTELFGHWWFEGIEWLGKVLERLSRRPGIALSSAGGWVAAHPAEEVLALPESSWGQAGNHFTWLNADTEWMWPIIHAGERRMERLVEQHPAAEGGLAIVLNQCARELLLLESSDWPFLVTTGQAREYAIERFESHVDRFNRLAAFADSGEPGPAGCTLAEELWELDKVFPMIDYRLFRSREPAAG